From Pectinophora gossypiella chromosome 16, ilPecGoss1.1, whole genome shotgun sequence, one genomic window encodes:
- the LOC126373620 gene encoding enhancer of split malpha protein-like, whose amino-acid sequence MSYYANNEYIIATNNSMNENKYNSEKMKNSGLKALLRPLMKMIKKTTKRVPAKTCDTCYEDEQNSSNESLERKIYAEMETCQPGAAFLVYNEDSTYDLVPVTRDNFYVPVHFARTDAGTFFWTTVSKPEADFAAAHCYTECQTAEQQHPIFHDRWVQA is encoded by the coding sequence ATGTCTTATTACGCTAACAACGAATACATCATCGCAACAAACAACTCGATGAACGAGAACAAATACAACAGTGAGAAGATGAAGAACAGCGGCCTGAAGGCGCTGCTGAGACCGTTGATGAAGATGATCAAGAAGACGACGAAGCGCGTTCCCGCCAAGACGTGCGACACGTGCTACGAGGACGAGCAGAACTCGAGCAACGAGTCGTTGGAGCGCAAGATCTACGCCGAGATGGAGACGTGCCAGCCCGGCGCCGCCTTCCTCGTCTACAACGAGGACTCGACCTACGACCTCGTGCCCGTCACACGTGACAACTTCTACGTACCGGTGCACTTCGCCCGCACCGACGCCGGCACCTTCTTCTGGACCACCGTCTCCAAGCCCGAAGCTGACTTCGCAGCCGCGCACTGCTACACCGAGTGCCAGACCGCCGAGCAGCAGCACCCCATCTTCCACGACCGCTGGGTCCAAGCCTAG